From the genome of Candidatus Electrothrix communis, one region includes:
- a CDS encoding DUF362 domain-containing protein — protein MLKKISPVALTACPGYDKQVLLQALDRVLKTLELPTNLHSSEVLLKPNLISAKAGPLACTEGTLILAVASWFIDQGARVGIGDSPAFGTAASVLKNLNLLDELAQLGVQIRPFQQGVRIELPGGGQAVLARAALECDLLVNMPRVKAHVQARLTMAVKNYFGCLVGLRKAWWHMAYGGNTPCKEKRFFDRLIRIPAALPSSLNIIDGIVAMHRNGPINGAPYPLSVLAASTNAVAADRALHAILRVDPQDSPVMTACQRANLDGASFSQLSFPLAAPEDLQVDDFQIPGTLNPVRFNPFRFLKSSIRRVFMNNDRLLEKIDHK, from the coding sequence ATGCTGAAAAAAATCTCCCCGGTCGCCCTCACAGCCTGCCCCGGCTACGATAAGCAGGTCCTTTTGCAAGCCCTTGACCGCGTTTTGAAGACGCTTGAACTGCCAACCAACCTTCATTCCTCTGAAGTACTCCTGAAACCGAATCTGATCAGCGCCAAGGCAGGCCCGCTTGCCTGTACAGAAGGTACACTGATTCTTGCTGTGGCTAGCTGGTTCATTGACCAGGGAGCTCGGGTCGGTATCGGAGATTCACCGGCCTTTGGCACAGCGGCCTCCGTCCTCAAGAATCTTAACCTGCTTGATGAGCTAGCGCAGCTCGGGGTTCAGATCCGTCCTTTTCAGCAGGGCGTCCGGATCGAACTGCCTGGCGGCGGGCAGGCTGTTCTGGCCCGTGCTGCTCTGGAATGTGACCTCCTCGTCAATATGCCTCGGGTCAAGGCCCATGTCCAAGCCCGTCTCACCATGGCGGTAAAAAATTATTTCGGTTGCCTTGTCGGCTTACGCAAGGCCTGGTGGCACATGGCCTATGGCGGGAACACGCCCTGTAAAGAAAAACGATTCTTTGACCGCCTTATTCGCATCCCGGCAGCCCTGCCCTCTTCGCTCAACATTATTGACGGCATTGTCGCCATGCATAGGAACGGCCCTATTAATGGTGCGCCCTACCCTCTCTCCGTTCTTGCCGCCTCAACCAATGCCGTGGCAGCAGACAGGGCGCTCCATGCCATTCTGCGGGTAGATCCCCAGGATAGCCCCGTGATGACAGCCTGCCAACGTGCCAATCTGGACGGAGCATCTTTCTCGCAGCTTTCCTTTCCCTTAGCCGCACCGGAAGATCTTCAGGTTGATGATTTTCAGATTCCCGGCACCCTCAACCCTGTTCGCTTTAATCCCTTTCGTTTTTTGAAAAGCAGTATCCGCAGGGTTTTCATGAATAACGACAGGTTATTAGAGAAAATCGACCACAAGTGA
- the ilvB gene encoding biosynthetic-type acetolactate synthase large subunit, producing the protein MSKITGAKAFVKCLQEEGVDTIFGFPGGVIIDLYDELANSSIKNLLVRHEQGAVHAADGYARASGRTGVALLTSGPGATNGVTGIATAYMDSIPVVVFTGQVPRALIGNDAFQEVDIVGITRPCTKHNYLVSNPEDLVPTIREAFYLASSGRPGPVLVDLPKDIISSMVDFPEREEIRMRTYQPNVEPHPGQVAKACQAIIEAKRPVLYVGGGVILSNSSEELTELAEKTQIPVTMTLMGLGGFPGTNPLSMGMLGMHGSYAANMMVAKSDLLIAVGARFDDRITGRLDKFAPDAKVIHIDIDPTSISKNVVVDIPIVADCKHALTAMNAWFNSQKGFDINALAEKYQPWRNQVNEWNDKHPLAYVDEGEIIKPQYVIETINRLTGGDAIISTEVGQNQMWSAQFYKFNKPRHLLSSGGLGTMGFGLPAAIGAQMAFPDATVIDIAGDGSIQMNIQELATAKQYNTPVKVAILNNNYLGMVRQWQELFYDKRYAGTVMEVTPDFVALAEAYGAAGLRAKTKSEVEPVIKEALAIKDRAVIMDFAIKREECVFPMVPAGGATTEMLLV; encoded by the coding sequence ATGAGTAAAATTACAGGTGCAAAAGCCTTCGTAAAATGTCTGCAGGAAGAAGGGGTTGATACCATTTTCGGTTTTCCTGGCGGTGTAATCATTGACCTGTATGATGAATTGGCAAATTCTTCGATCAAGAATTTGCTTGTTCGCCATGAACAGGGAGCTGTCCACGCAGCAGACGGTTATGCCAGAGCCAGCGGAAGAACCGGTGTCGCTCTGTTGACCTCCGGCCCCGGAGCCACCAACGGCGTGACCGGTATCGCCACCGCCTATATGGATTCCATACCTGTTGTCGTGTTTACCGGTCAGGTACCCAGAGCATTGATCGGTAATGACGCTTTCCAGGAGGTTGATATCGTCGGAATCACCCGTCCCTGTACCAAACATAATTATCTGGTCAGTAATCCTGAAGACCTTGTGCCGACTATTCGGGAGGCCTTTTACCTGGCTTCTTCCGGTCGCCCCGGTCCGGTTCTGGTCGATCTTCCTAAAGATATTATCAGCTCAATGGTTGATTTTCCGGAGCGGGAAGAGATTCGTATGCGGACCTACCAGCCCAATGTGGAGCCTCATCCCGGTCAGGTTGCCAAGGCTTGTCAGGCTATTATTGAGGCCAAGCGTCCGGTTCTGTATGTGGGTGGCGGTGTTATTCTTTCCAATTCAAGCGAAGAACTGACCGAGCTTGCTGAGAAAACCCAGATCCCGGTAACCATGACCCTGATGGGCCTGGGAGGCTTTCCAGGAACAAATCCTCTGTCTATGGGGATGCTGGGAATGCACGGCTCCTATGCTGCCAATATGATGGTGGCCAAGAGTGATTTGTTGATCGCAGTGGGTGCCCGCTTTGACGATCGTATTACCGGTCGTTTGGATAAATTTGCCCCTGATGCCAAGGTTATCCATATTGATATTGATCCAACCTCTATTTCAAAGAATGTTGTGGTTGATATCCCCATTGTTGCAGACTGTAAGCACGCTCTCACAGCAATGAACGCTTGGTTTAATAGCCAGAAGGGATTTGACATCAATGCCCTTGCAGAGAAGTATCAGCCGTGGCGTAATCAGGTAAATGAGTGGAACGACAAACACCCGCTTGCTTATGTTGATGAAGGCGAGATCATCAAGCCCCAGTACGTTATTGAGACCATTAACCGTCTGACCGGGGGGGACGCGATTATCTCCACAGAGGTAGGCCAAAATCAGATGTGGTCTGCCCAGTTCTATAAGTTCAATAAGCCGCGTCATCTGCTCAGCTCGGGCGGACTCGGCACCATGGGTTTTGGTTTACCTGCGGCCATCGGAGCCCAAATGGCTTTCCCCGATGCCACAGTTATAGATATTGCCGGTGACGGCTCCATTCAGATGAATATCCAGGAGTTGGCCACCGCCAAACAGTATAACACCCCTGTCAAGGTTGCTATTCTCAATAATAACTATCTTGGTATGGTCCGTCAGTGGCAGGAGCTGTTTTATGATAAGCGCTATGCCGGAACCGTTATGGAGGTCACTCCTGATTTTGTTGCGTTGGCAGAAGCCTACGGAGCAGCCGGTCTGCGTGCCAAAACCAAGAGCGAGGTTGAGCCGGTCATCAAGGAGGCTCTGGCGATTAAGGATAGGGCTGTGATTATGGACTTTGCCATTAAGCGTGAAGAGTGTGTTTTCCCTATGGTTCCAGCTGGCGGTGCCACGACGGAAATGCTGCTTGTCTGA
- the ilvN gene encoding acetolactate synthase small subunit: MKHTLSVLLQNKPGALSRVTGLFSGRGFNIESLCVAETLDPKVSSLTLVTRGSDAIIEQVTKQLHKLIDVIKVSDISEGEYVEREMVLIRVKAESHTRAEVLRVIDIFRGKVVDVSPTSYAVEITGPESKIKAVIDLFRPIGIKEVVRTGTIAMARAPKK, encoded by the coding sequence ATGAAACATACTCTTTCCGTTTTACTCCAGAATAAACCCGGTGCGCTTTCCCGAGTTACAGGTCTTTTCAGTGGCCGGGGTTTTAATATCGAGAGCCTTTGCGTGGCGGAAACCCTTGATCCCAAGGTCTCCAGCCTGACTTTGGTGACCCGGGGCAGTGACGCCATTATTGAGCAGGTCACCAAACAACTCCATAAGCTGATTGACGTTATCAAGGTATCAGACATCAGCGAAGGAGAATATGTTGAACGCGAAATGGTGCTTATCAGAGTCAAGGCCGAGTCGCATACCAGAGCAGAAGTGCTGCGTGTGATTGATATTTTTCGAGGCAAGGTTGTGGATGTCAGTCCGACTTCCTATGCAGTTGAGATTACAGGGCCTGAATCTAAGATCAAGGCCGTGATCGACCTGTTTCGTCCCATCGGTATTAAAGAGGTTGTTCGGACCGGTACCATTGCTATGGCTCGTGCTCCGAAGAAATAA
- a CDS encoding phosphatidylserine decarboxylase family protein produces MKKPEIPIAREGLPFILFCAFATLICAVFGYTIAAFLGLMATFFVTWFFRDPFRILPADKNALICPADGKVIAVKEMFDERFLQQEVVRVSIFMNVFNVHVNRVPFAGTVERVLFKPGKFYSADKHQAALHNEHCAMIVTTESQQRYAAVQIAGLIARRIVCWAEPGDRIEGGQRYGLIRFGSRVDLYLPKGTEVAVRVGGKVRAGETVLGRM; encoded by the coding sequence ATGAAAAAACCTGAAATCCCCATTGCCCGGGAAGGGCTTCCGTTTATCCTGTTCTGTGCCTTTGCCACCCTGATTTGTGCTGTTTTTGGCTACACCATTGCAGCTTTTCTCGGCCTCATGGCAACATTTTTTGTGACCTGGTTCTTCCGAGATCCTTTTCGCATTCTCCCTGCTGATAAGAATGCTCTTATATGTCCGGCAGACGGCAAGGTGATTGCCGTGAAGGAGATGTTTGATGAGCGTTTTCTTCAGCAAGAAGTGGTTAGGGTTTCTATTTTTATGAATGTCTTTAATGTGCATGTTAATCGGGTTCCTTTTGCCGGGACTGTTGAGCGCGTACTGTTTAAACCAGGAAAATTTTATTCCGCTGATAAACATCAGGCGGCCCTGCATAACGAACATTGTGCCATGATCGTCACGACTGAATCCCAGCAACGATATGCTGCTGTGCAGATTGCCGGACTTATCGCCCGCCGCATTGTCTGCTGGGCCGAGCCAGGCGACCGCATTGAGGGGGGGCAGCGATACGGTTTGATCCGCTTCGGCTCTCGGGTTGATCTCTATCTGCCTAAAGGAACAGAGGTAGCTGTCCGCGTAGGGGGAAAGGTCCGGGCCGGTGAAACAGTTCTGGGACGGATGTGA
- a CDS encoding adenylosuccinate synthetase, which produces MRHKAVIGAGFGDEGKGLFTDYLCQHAEQPLVIRFSGGQQAGHTVIHNGIHHVFSNFGSGTLQGVPSYFAKSCTIDPVGIVNELEVLLEKGVEPLLYIDAECPVTTPYDIRYNQQHHPHGSCGVGVGATINREEHFYSLTFADLFYPWVLETRLELIKDFYQGYSDVALEDFLQCCSVITRSPWVRMSRGLPPGGGLFSDYIYEGSQGLLLDQHYGFFPHVTRSDTGTKNILSLCIDRVPEIYLITRAYQTRHGSGPMSHESLPHNIKENPLETNVCNHFQGEFRRSLLDLSLLEYAVQRDSLIAADSAKCLVITCLDHISDEYRFILQGQIIHCDDEDDFVKKIAEHLKIRKVYTSISDDSMHITRRVL; this is translated from the coding sequence ATGCGGCATAAGGCTGTTATCGGGGCCGGGTTCGGCGATGAGGGGAAAGGGCTGTTTACCGATTACCTTTGCCAACATGCCGAACAGCCCTTGGTTATTCGTTTTTCTGGAGGGCAGCAGGCCGGACACACGGTCATCCATAATGGTATTCACCATGTGTTTTCCAACTTTGGATCAGGGACCTTGCAGGGCGTGCCGAGCTATTTTGCAAAATCCTGCACGATTGATCCTGTAGGAATCGTTAATGAGCTTGAGGTGCTTCTTGAGAAAGGAGTGGAGCCGTTGCTCTATATTGATGCAGAATGTCCTGTTACAACACCCTATGATATCCGTTATAATCAGCAGCACCATCCCCACGGGAGCTGCGGCGTCGGTGTCGGTGCTACGATCAATAGAGAGGAACATTTCTACTCCCTGACCTTTGCCGATCTTTTTTATCCCTGGGTATTGGAAACCCGCCTTGAGTTGATCAAAGATTTTTATCAGGGATATTCAGATGTCGCTCTGGAGGATTTTCTGCAATGCTGTTCTGTTATCACCCGATCACCTTGGGTTCGAATGAGCAGAGGGCTGCCGCCGGGGGGGGGGCTGTTCAGTGATTATATCTATGAGGGCTCCCAGGGGCTTCTACTTGACCAGCATTACGGTTTTTTTCCCCATGTCACTCGTTCCGATACCGGAACAAAAAATATCCTCTCCCTGTGCATAGATCGTGTGCCGGAAATATATCTGATCACTCGGGCCTACCAGACCAGACACGGATCAGGCCCTATGTCTCATGAAAGCCTTCCCCATAATATCAAGGAAAACCCCTTGGAGACCAATGTCTGTAATCATTTTCAGGGAGAATTCAGGCGGAGTCTGCTTGATCTTTCGTTACTGGAATACGCAGTGCAGCGAGACAGCTTGATTGCTGCTGATTCTGCTAAATGCCTTGTGATTACCTGCCTGGATCATATCAGCGATGAATATCGATTTATCCTGCAAGGGCAAATTATTCATTGTGATGACGAGGATGATTTCGTTAAAAAAATAGCTGAGCATTTGAAAATCAGGAAGGTGTACACGAGCATCTCTGACGATTCCATGCATATTACTAGACGGGTGTTATAG
- the fabL gene encoding enoyl-[acyl-carrier-protein] reductase FabL has product MFQLQGKTALITGGSRGIGRAIAVRLAEHGVNIVVNYVRHRRDAEETVAAIEKHGVGCLAIKANVAKEADVQRMFDEIQGTYESMDILVSNAASGVLKPAMELTQRHWDWAMDINARAMLTLTQHAVPMMKNGGRILGVSSLGAVRAVPNYTVVGASKAALESLVRHLAVELGPKDITVNTISAGVVDTDALKKFPNRDEIIGRSLEMTPLGRLTTPEDVANLALFLCSDAASMIHGQAVVVDGGYAIQG; this is encoded by the coding sequence ATGTTTCAATTGCAGGGAAAAACAGCTCTCATTACCGGGGGGTCCCGAGGGATCGGTCGGGCGATCGCTGTGCGCCTGGCAGAGCACGGCGTCAATATCGTAGTAAATTATGTCCGGCACCGTCGAGATGCAGAAGAAACCGTTGCTGCCATTGAAAAACATGGTGTAGGCTGCCTTGCAATTAAGGCCAATGTTGCCAAGGAAGCAGACGTACAGAGAATGTTTGACGAAATCCAAGGCACGTATGAAAGCATGGATATCCTGGTTTCCAATGCAGCCTCTGGCGTACTGAAACCAGCTATGGAACTGACCCAACGCCATTGGGACTGGGCTATGGACATCAATGCCCGGGCCATGCTCACTCTGACCCAACATGCTGTACCGATGATGAAAAACGGGGGAAGAATCCTGGGTGTATCCAGCCTCGGGGCAGTGCGGGCAGTGCCTAACTATACTGTGGTCGGTGCGTCCAAGGCGGCCTTAGAATCCCTGGTACGCCATCTTGCGGTAGAGCTCGGCCCCAAGGATATTACCGTCAACACCATCAGTGCCGGTGTGGTGGACACCGATGCCTTAAAAAAATTTCCTAATCGTGACGAAATCATCGGGCGCTCCCTTGAAATGACCCCGCTCGGTCGCCTGACCACCCCGGAAGATGTAGCCAATCTTGCTCTGTTTCTATGCAGCGATGCAGCCTCAATGATCCACGGACAGGCTGTTGTGGTTGACGGCGGATATGCTATTCAGGGATAA